CAGGCAAACAAAATCAACATCGCCTGTTTTAAGTTCGGCAACTATTGCATCCGTAACTGCTTCAGCGCTCATTTCGGGCTGTAGGTCATAGGTGGCTACCTTGGGTGAAGAAACCATGATACGTTTCTCTCCCTTAAATTCAGTTTCCTGTCCGCCTGAAAAGAAAAATGTTACGTGCGGATATTTTTCTGTCTCCGCGATGCGTATTTGTGTTTTGTCCGCTTTCGAAATAATCTCGCCAAGGGTGTTGTGTAAATTATCTTTATCGTATACCACTTTCACATCCTTAAAAGAGTCATCATAATTTGTCATGGTAACGTAATACAAATTCATTTTTTTCATTTGTTGTTCGGCAAGATCCTTTTGAGTGAGAACAGTGGTTATCTCGCGGCAGCGATCGGTACGGAAGTTAAAACAGATCACTACATCACCTTCCTTTATAGTTGCAATGGGTGAGCCATCGGTCTTTGTAACAACAATTGGTTTTATAAACTCGTCGGTTACATTTTCGGCATACGAAGCTTTAATGGCATCGGTAATGTTTTGCGCTTTCTTACCCTCTCCTTTAACAAGCAGGTTGTAGGCCTGCTGCACACGTTCCCATCGCTTGTCGCGGTCCATCGCATAATAACGTCCTACAACAGAAGCGATTTTTCCCGTAGAAGTTTTCAGATGTTCCTCCAAAGAAGTTATGAAACCAAGTCCGCTTTTAGGGTCCGTATCACGGCCATCGGTAAACGCGTGAATGTATACATTGTTCAGGCCATTCGCTTTGGCCATATCGCACAAGTGGTGCAAATGCAGCTGGTGCGAGTGCACACCACCGTCCGACACAAGTCCCATTATATGCAGGTCCTTTTTGTTTTGTTTGGCGTAATTAAGCGCGTCGAGCAAAACAGGGTTAGTGTCCATCTTTTTTTCGCGTATCTCTTTATTTATTCTTGCGAAATCCTGGTACACTACACGGCCAGCACCTATATTCAGGTGGCCCACCTCTGAGTTTCCCATCTGCCCGTCGGGCAAACCGACATTCTCGCCCGAAGTGCGCAATGTTGAGTGAGGGTATTTTTTATATAGGCCGTCAACAAAAGGGGTATTGGCATTCGCGATGGCATCGCTTTTGGAGCCATCTCCTATACCCCAACCATCTAATATTACAAGTACAACTTTTTTCGACATGATTTATTTTTTACTTCCCTTCTCCACTTGGAGAAGGTGCTCCGATTCAGCGAGACGCCTACCTGCCGGTAGGCAGGGATGAGGCACAAAAAACGCCTTGTCATTTACAACAAGGCGTTTTATTTTATAATAAAAATCATTTAATAGAACTTGGCTTTCTTATCTACAATTTCAGCATTGTCTTTAAGCGCTTCGAACACTTCATAATCAACACGCGATTGCATGGTGCTTACTGTTTGCGATGCGATATTACTGTAATCTTTGGTCTCAGGCGCTTCCTTTATGCTTTCAAGCTTCACAACATACACCCCGCTGCGGCCAACAATAGGTTTCGATATAGTACCGGCTTTCATGGTAACCACTGTTCCAACAAAGTCATCTTCCTTGCCTGCGCCCGGCAATGAAGTGGTGTTAAATGTAAGGTCTTCCATGTCTCTTGACTGCAGGTCGCATAATATTGCAACGTTATCAAAGTTCTTTTCCCTGCTGAGTATCTTATTGTAATCTTCGATAAATTTCTCAGCCTTCTTTCTTTCTTTCGCTTTTGGCTCAACCAGTTCTCTCACCAGCTCCATCGGAGGAATTCCTTTCGGACGGATTTCGGTAAGTACGGCAACAACAAATTTATTGCCCAACTCAAACGCGTCCGACACATCCCCCTTTTTGGTCTTTTCATTATACATCCAGCGCACTAACTCGCGCGGCGATTCAAGACCCGGGATATTTTTATCTCCCTCTTTCACATCTTCCGCAACACGTTTATTGATCTTTTGTTCTTCTACAGCCTTTGTGAAAGCTTCAAGTGTTCTGTTCTTGCCTGCAAACTCACCGGCTTTGGTATAATAGCTTTGGATAGTCTTTGGCGAAGGCTCTATCTTTTTATCGATGGTGGCCACCTGCACTAATTTAGATTCGCCCTTGCTCCTGTCGAGCACTTCAATAATGTGGTAACCGAATTGTGTTTCAACAACAGTAATATCACCCTTCTGACCTATTAAGCCGGCATTTTTAAATGGCTCTACAAATCCGCTGCCTGAATTGAACCAGCCATAATCGCCGCCCTTTTCAATTGATCCCGGATCCTCAGAAACCTCTCTCACCAGATCCTCGAACGTTCTCTTTTTTTCTTTAATCAATGTCGTCAAACTATCCGCCATCGCTTTCGCTCTTGCCTTTTCACGTTTAAGGCCCGGCTTGGTCTGTGGTTCGAGTGCAATAAGTATATGACGCACTTTGGCTGAGTCGGCTGCCATTTTGCTGTCAACAAGTTTGGCAACTTTATACATGCTGTTTTCCAGGTAAGGACCATAAACAAATCCCTTCTCTCCAAAGAACATCAATGAATCAATTTCGGGCGATAATGTTCCTTTTTTATGATAGGTCACATCAAAGTTACGCGAATCCGATTCAGAGATCACATAGGCAGAATCTTCAGTACGTGCCCTTGTTTTGAATTCATCCGCGATGCGCTTCATGTCGGAGTAAATGGCTTCCGTATCTTCCTTCGTGGGAAACACTTCATAAGTTATGTATTCTATTTTACGTGTTTCCTCTTCCTGTTTATATTCATTCTGATGCTCATTATAATACGCCGTCAGATCGGCATCAATCACTTTAACCACGCTATCGGCAAGTGAATTATATTTTTTTACAATGTATTTTATTTTGAACTGTTTGTTTTGCGCAACATATTCCTGCTTCGCTTCCAGTTTGGTGTAGTACAATCCTTTTTTTATCAGGTTGTTGTATTTTTCCGAAATGCGATCTTCTTTAACAGCTTTCTCGAGGTCACTCCAAGCAGCTTCCTGCTGTTCGTTCATTTGCTGCACAAGCGTGTTAAGTTTTTTAACATCAATCTGCCCAGTAGCCGGATCGAGAAAATCTTTATTTATTTTTCCGGATTCGCGTTCAGAAAATTGCTGGATCACATATTTATGCGGATGCACAAGCATCAGATCATACAACTCATCTTCGGAGACACTCAGTCCGAGTTTTTCATATTCCTTATTCATTACAATTTCATTAATCATCTGGGTCCAGGTTTGCTGCACAAACTGGTCTTCCATCCCCGGATCAACAGTACTCTGCTGCTGATTACGTTTATAGTTTTCAAGCTGCTGCTTAACTCTATAGTCAAATTCTTCAATAGGCACACCTTTGCCGGCTATTTCACCAACATTGCGATCGTTCGAGAACCATTTACCCGATTCGAGAGCAGCCTGCAAAATGAAAATTAACAACGCAACACCAATAACAGTTACAAGTAACCCGGCGCGATTTCTGATACTAGCTAAAACACTCATTTACTTTAGTATTAAAATATTTAGGAGGACAAACCTACGTGATTTTTCACAAAAAACACACATAAAAAGAATGCAAAATCACGTATAGTTCTTTCTGACAATTGATATTATTTGGTTTGCATGAAAGAAGATAAGATTCTTAGTCCAAGATAAGATATCTGATAATCAGGTAAATATGTAAAATATAACTCTCCACGAGCACTTTTTACCGGAAACTTAGCCTAAAAAATCATCGTTGAACGATATGGCAGAAAAAGACTACCGCCAAATTAATTGGTTAACCCATTTTAAATAAATAACTTTAAATGGTATGGGAATGGTGAAAAAAGCAGTGTTGGGCATTGCATTAATTATAGGATTCAGTTGCCTGTTAAGAGGGCAGAATTATGACAAACAAAACATAACATTGCTGGGCCAATGGCATTCCGACACCATTTTAGACGAATCAATTTACGGCATCAAATACCAAAGTGTTTGGGGGTATGAAGATAAAGTGAAGGGTAAAAAATACGCTATCATCGGCTCCACTTCCGGAACCTATTTTATAGAGATTACCAATCCCGCAGCGCCTGTTGTATGCGACTATGTGCCGGGTAAAAGATCCAGATGTATCTGGCACGAGTATAAAACTTATGGCAATTACCTGTACGCAGTGAGTGACGACAACCCTGCCAACCTTCAGATCATTGATATGTCGACCCTGCCGGGTTCTGTGCAGGTAATACATGATGCCGACAGTATCTTCGGGCGTTCACATACCATTTATATTGATGGTAATAAATTATATTGCGGTTCTCCTAAAAGCCCTGTTTACGGCACTTCCAGAATGGCTGTGTACAGCCTTGCCGATCCCACTCATCCTGTTTTGTTAAGAAGACTTGAACAAGACTACCCGGGAGATAACATACATGATATGTTTGTGCGCAACGACACGGTTTACGCTTCATCCGGCAACCAGGGCTTGTTTATTTATAAATTTAACAGCAATAATACATTTACTTTACTGGCTGCTTTGACCAATTATCCCGACCAGGGTTATAACCACAGTAGTTATTTAACTTCGGATGGAAAGACACTTGTGTTTTGTGATGAGGTACCGGCGGGAATGGGTGTTAAATCGATCGATGTTTCCGATCTGCAAAATGTAACAATATTAAAAACATTCCGCACGGCACCAATTGTAACACCTCACAATCCCTACATTATAGGTAGCAATGATCTGTTCATTGCGTATTACCAGGATGGCTTGCAGGTTTTCAGCATTAAGGATCCGGCAAACCCAGTCCGGACCGGCTATTTTGATACGGATACGCTGAACAATGCAAGTAATAACTACCCGCAGGCTTATCACGGATGCTGGGGTGCGTATGTTGATTTTGGAGCCAACCTTATTTTAGCATCGGACATGCAAAATGGTCTGTATATTTTAGATGCGAGTTCGGCCATGACAGGGGTAAATAATACACGTGAACATAATATTGAGATACGTGTTTCACCAAACCCGATGATGGAGAAGACTGTTGTTGAAATACAAAACCGAAATGAAACCGGAACATTTATTTTATTTGATGTATTGGGCAATGAAGTGAAACGAATGTCCGTAACGCCCAGCGGAAACGGAAGTACCCGAATAGAATTAGTGCGTGAGGACCTGCGGGCGGGAATTTATTTTTATAAAATACTATTTGAGGGAGGAAGTAAAATTAATGCGGGTGGGAAAATTGTGGTGCAGTAAAAAATCAGAATTACCTCATCATCTCTTCAAATAGAAGTTAAACCGGCTCATGAAATTTAATGCTTAAAAAACGTAATCACTCCGCACAAATAGCAACAAGCTCCTTTAAGTCTTATACACCGGTATCTCATTAAAATCCGCTGCCTGCTTTTCGTCCAGCAACAGGTCCTTTACCGCCATTAGCATGGCTTTGTTCGATGTAAAAAGTTCGCGGTTAAAATTAATAGCAGTAGTTATGTCGAGGTCTTCCAGCTTCGTTTGTTGTGCCTTTTTATAAAAATCATTAAGGGCCAAACTGTAGTTGTCCTGTATATCATTAAAAATATCACGCAGCTTTTCAAATCCCTTTCTTCCTTCCTGTAGAATGAGCTCACTCAGCTGCCGGTATAAATTTTCTGTTTCCTTTTTATGTTGCATAAAGAAATCGAACTTTATATCTTTTGACGAACGCCTGAGATTATTGATATTGCCCCCTATGTCCTTCATGCTTTTTATCGAATGCATGGAACTCCGCACGGCGGATATCAGCTGAGTGAGCCGGGGATCCTGGCCGTCCTGCAGCTTTGTTCTCAAATTAATATAAAATGCCTGCAACTCACCCTGCAATTGTTTCAGGAATTCATATTTCTCTTCGGGTGTTTTTGCAAAATACTTTCTTTTCTCATTGATAGCTCCAAAATCAGGATGATCGCGGACAATAGGTATGGGATCGAGCTCAAACAATTCCAGGTTAAACAGCATGGAGGTATGAATAAAATATTCGGTTTCCTTCCTGAACAGATCGAGCGCTGTTTCGGGTTCATTGATATTGGCATTCCCTATAAAAGCGGCAGCCGATGCATCCGCGTCCTTAAATAATTTTCCGAGAAATTTCACAAAGGGGCCGAGAAATGGGAGAAAAAAAACAATA
The window above is part of the Bacteroidota bacterium genome. Proteins encoded here:
- a CDS encoding 2,3-bisphosphoglycerate-independent phosphoglycerate mutase; protein product: MSKKVVLVILDGWGIGDGSKSDAIANANTPFVDGLYKKYPHSTLRTSGENVGLPDGQMGNSEVGHLNIGAGRVVYQDFARINKEIREKKMDTNPVLLDALNYAKQNKKDLHIMGLVSDGGVHSHQLHLHHLCDMAKANGLNNVYIHAFTDGRDTDPKSGLGFITSLEEHLKTSTGKIASVVGRYYAMDRDKRWERVQQAYNLLVKGEGKKAQNITDAIKASYAENVTDEFIKPIVVTKTDGSPIATIKEGDVVICFNFRTDRCREITTVLTQKDLAEQQMKKMNLYYVTMTNYDDSFKDVKVVYDKDNLHNTLGEIISKADKTQIRIAETEKYPHVTFFFSGGQETEFKGEKRIMVSSPKVATYDLQPEMSAEAVTDAIVAELKTGDVDFVCLNYANADMVGHTGDYKAVTKAVETVDACLKCVVEIGLEKNYSFIIIADHGNADYMINPDGSPNTAHTTNPVPCIIIDKDVKKVTNGKLSDIAPTILKLMSMDIPSEMDGVSLVAS
- a CDS encoding SurA N-terminal domain-containing protein; translated protein: MSVLASIRNRAGLLVTVIGVALLIFILQAALESGKWFSNDRNVGEIAGKGVPIEEFDYRVKQQLENYKRNQQQSTVDPGMEDQFVQQTWTQMINEIVMNKEYEKLGLSVSEDELYDLMLVHPHKYVIQQFSERESGKINKDFLDPATGQIDVKKLNTLVQQMNEQQEAAWSDLEKAVKEDRISEKYNNLIKKGLYYTKLEAKQEYVAQNKQFKIKYIVKKYNSLADSVVKVIDADLTAYYNEHQNEYKQEEETRKIEYITYEVFPTKEDTEAIYSDMKRIADEFKTRARTEDSAYVISESDSRNFDVTYHKKGTLSPEIDSLMFFGEKGFVYGPYLENSMYKVAKLVDSKMAADSAKVRHILIALEPQTKPGLKREKARAKAMADSLTTLIKEKKRTFEDLVREVSEDPGSIEKGGDYGWFNSGSGFVEPFKNAGLIGQKGDITVVETQFGYHIIEVLDRSKGESKLVQVATIDKKIEPSPKTIQSYYTKAGEFAGKNRTLEAFTKAVEEQKINKRVAEDVKEGDKNIPGLESPRELVRWMYNEKTKKGDVSDAFELGNKFVVAVLTEIRPKGIPPMELVRELVEPKAKERKKAEKFIEDYNKILSREKNFDNVAILCDLQSRDMEDLTFNTTSLPGAGKEDDFVGTVVTMKAGTISKPIVGRSGVYVVKLESIKEAPETKDYSNIASQTVSTMQSRVDYEVFEALKDNAEIVDKKAKFY
- a CDS encoding choice-of-anchor B family protein; protein product: MVKKAVLGIALIIGFSCLLRGQNYDKQNITLLGQWHSDTILDESIYGIKYQSVWGYEDKVKGKKYAIIGSTSGTYFIEITNPAAPVVCDYVPGKRSRCIWHEYKTYGNYLYAVSDDNPANLQIIDMSTLPGSVQVIHDADSIFGRSHTIYIDGNKLYCGSPKSPVYGTSRMAVYSLADPTHPVLLRRLEQDYPGDNIHDMFVRNDTVYASSGNQGLFIYKFNSNNTFTLLAALTNYPDQGYNHSSYLTSDGKTLVFCDEVPAGMGVKSIDVSDLQNVTILKTFRTAPIVTPHNPYIIGSNDLFIAYYQDGLQVFSIKDPANPVRTGYFDTDTLNNASNNYPQAYHGCWGAYVDFGANLILASDMQNGLYILDASSAMTGVNNTREHNIEIRVSPNPMMEKTVVEIQNRNETGTFILFDVLGNEVKRMSVTPSGNGSTRIELVREDLRAGIYFYKILFEGGSKINAGGKIVVQ